Proteins from a single region of Seriola aureovittata isolate HTS-2021-v1 ecotype China chromosome 9, ASM2101889v1, whole genome shotgun sequence:
- the LOC130175287 gene encoding membrane cofactor protein-like isoform X5: MGVTHFLLLSTLCLAITAQDCDKPQPGPNMQLRGDDILLETFPNGASVSFDCDVGYMSAGGSSTIVCTSGTWSTIMLSCKKRNCGATDEVINGNVDYLEGTEYGAILKVVCNPGFQPVGGSKEIRCEAQGWTGRLPSCEAVVCEPPPPVVGGSFNPVKDMYSYRDAITYSCQRDYTLVGAKTISCSDEGILTPNPPQCVATVECEEPVIKNAIWSGGARPPYKYKSLVTYKCNTGFIMEGEGSLTCQIDGKWSPAFPTCKDRLHPTDKPTEPGNRGNTVGIVVGVLVIVTALFFQYCVV, translated from the exons ATGGGTGTCACTCACTTCCTTCTACTGAGCACTCTTTGTCTTGCCATTACTGCTCAAG ACTGTGACAAACCTCAGCCAGGACCCAACATGCAGTTGAGGGGAGATGACATTCTTCTAGAAACATTCCCGAATGGGGCTTCAGTTTCTTTTGACTGTGATGTTGGTTACATGTCTGCAGGAGGGTCTTCAACGATTGTTTGTACCAGTGGCACATGGAGTACCATTATGCTCAGTTGCAAAA AGAGGAACTGTGGCGCTACTGATGAGGTTATCAATGGAAACGTTGATTACCTTGAAGGGACTGAGTACGGCGCTATACTCAAGGTTGTCTGCAACCCTGG TTTCCAGCCAGTTGGTGGCAGTAAGGAAATCCGTTGTGAAGCACAGGGGTGGACTGGCAGGTTGCCTTCATGTGAAG CGGTGGTTTGTGAACCACCACCTCCGGTTGTGGGTGGCAGTTTCAATCCAGTGAAAGACATGTATTCCTATAGAGATGCTATAACATACAGTTGCCAGAGAGATTACACACTTGTGGGAGCAAAAACCATATCATGTTCAGACGAAGGAATATTAACGCCAAACCCTCCACAATGTGTCG CAACCGTTGAATGTGAGGAGCCTGTTATTAAAAATGCTATTTGGAGTGGGGGTGCTCGGCCCCCTTATAAATACAAATCTTTGGTGACCTACAAGTGCAACACAGGATTCATCATGGAAGGAGAAGGCAGCCTGACATGTCAAATAGATGGTAAATGGTCACCTGCATTTCCAACATGTAAAG ATCGTCTTCATCCAACTGACAAACCTACAGAGCCTG gcaaTAGAGGTAACACGGTGGGGATTGTAGTTGGAGTTTTAGTGATAG TGACCGCCCTTTTCTTCCAGTATTGCGTGGTGTAA
- the LOC130175287 gene encoding membrane cofactor protein-like isoform X1 codes for MGVTHFLLLSTLCLAITAQDCDKPQPGPNMQLRGDDILLETFPNGASVSFDCDVGYMSAGGSSTIVCTSGTWSTIMLSCKKRNCGATDEVINGNVDYLEGTEYGAILKVVCNPGFQPVGGSKEIRCEAQGWTGRLPSCEAVVCEPPPPVVGGSFNPVKDMYSYRDAITYSCQRDYTLVGAKTISCSDEGILTPNPPQCVATVECEEPVIKNAIWSGGARPPYKYKSLVTYKCNTGFIMEGEGSLTCQIDGKWSPAFPTCKVIPTTTKATTTTTTTASTTSTATTTTTTRPTTQSKKPTDRLHPTDKPTEPGNRGNTVGIVVGVLVIVVLALGAGGYLFYRKKKSSHENYPDNVPTKDGEDLPLS; via the exons ATGGGTGTCACTCACTTCCTTCTACTGAGCACTCTTTGTCTTGCCATTACTGCTCAAG ACTGTGACAAACCTCAGCCAGGACCCAACATGCAGTTGAGGGGAGATGACATTCTTCTAGAAACATTCCCGAATGGGGCTTCAGTTTCTTTTGACTGTGATGTTGGTTACATGTCTGCAGGAGGGTCTTCAACGATTGTTTGTACCAGTGGCACATGGAGTACCATTATGCTCAGTTGCAAAA AGAGGAACTGTGGCGCTACTGATGAGGTTATCAATGGAAACGTTGATTACCTTGAAGGGACTGAGTACGGCGCTATACTCAAGGTTGTCTGCAACCCTGG TTTCCAGCCAGTTGGTGGCAGTAAGGAAATCCGTTGTGAAGCACAGGGGTGGACTGGCAGGTTGCCTTCATGTGAAG CGGTGGTTTGTGAACCACCACCTCCGGTTGTGGGTGGCAGTTTCAATCCAGTGAAAGACATGTATTCCTATAGAGATGCTATAACATACAGTTGCCAGAGAGATTACACACTTGTGGGAGCAAAAACCATATCATGTTCAGACGAAGGAATATTAACGCCAAACCCTCCACAATGTGTCG CAACCGTTGAATGTGAGGAGCCTGTTATTAAAAATGCTATTTGGAGTGGGGGTGCTCGGCCCCCTTATAAATACAAATCTTTGGTGACCTACAAGTGCAACACAGGATTCATCATGGAAGGAGAAGGCAGCCTGACATGTCAAATAGATGGTAAATGGTCACCTGCATTTCCAACATGTAAAG TCATTCCAACTACAACTAAAGccactactaccactactaccaCTGCTTCCACCACTTCCACCGctaccaccactaccaccactaGACCCACCACTCAATCAAAGAAACCAACAG ATCGTCTTCATCCAACTGACAAACCTACAGAGCCTG gcaaTAGAGGTAACACGGTGGGGATTGTAGTTGGAGTTTTAGTGATAG TAGTCTTAGCACTCGGCGCTGGAGGTTACCTATTctataggaaaaaaaagag CTCTCATGAAAACTATCCCGACAATGTGCCTACAAAAGATGGAGAGGACTTACCACTCTCG TGA
- the LOC130175287 gene encoding membrane cofactor protein-like isoform X4, which produces MGVTHFLLLSTLCLAITAQDCDKPQPGPNMQLRGDDILLETFPNGASVSFDCDVGYMSAGGSSTIVCTSGTWSTIMLSCKKRNCGATDEVINGNVDYLEGTEYGAILKVVCNPGFQPVGGSKEIRCEAQGWTGRLPSCEAVVCEPPPPVVGGSFNPVKDMYSYRDAITYSCQRDYTLVGAKTISCSDEGILTPNPPQCVATVECEEPVIKNAIWSGGARPPYKYKSLVTYKCNTGFIMEGEGSLTCQIDGKWSPAFPTCKDRLHPTDKPTEPGNRGNTVGIVVGVLVIVVLALGAGGYLFYRKKKSSHENYPDNVPTKDGEDLPLS; this is translated from the exons ATGGGTGTCACTCACTTCCTTCTACTGAGCACTCTTTGTCTTGCCATTACTGCTCAAG ACTGTGACAAACCTCAGCCAGGACCCAACATGCAGTTGAGGGGAGATGACATTCTTCTAGAAACATTCCCGAATGGGGCTTCAGTTTCTTTTGACTGTGATGTTGGTTACATGTCTGCAGGAGGGTCTTCAACGATTGTTTGTACCAGTGGCACATGGAGTACCATTATGCTCAGTTGCAAAA AGAGGAACTGTGGCGCTACTGATGAGGTTATCAATGGAAACGTTGATTACCTTGAAGGGACTGAGTACGGCGCTATACTCAAGGTTGTCTGCAACCCTGG TTTCCAGCCAGTTGGTGGCAGTAAGGAAATCCGTTGTGAAGCACAGGGGTGGACTGGCAGGTTGCCTTCATGTGAAG CGGTGGTTTGTGAACCACCACCTCCGGTTGTGGGTGGCAGTTTCAATCCAGTGAAAGACATGTATTCCTATAGAGATGCTATAACATACAGTTGCCAGAGAGATTACACACTTGTGGGAGCAAAAACCATATCATGTTCAGACGAAGGAATATTAACGCCAAACCCTCCACAATGTGTCG CAACCGTTGAATGTGAGGAGCCTGTTATTAAAAATGCTATTTGGAGTGGGGGTGCTCGGCCCCCTTATAAATACAAATCTTTGGTGACCTACAAGTGCAACACAGGATTCATCATGGAAGGAGAAGGCAGCCTGACATGTCAAATAGATGGTAAATGGTCACCTGCATTTCCAACATGTAAAG ATCGTCTTCATCCAACTGACAAACCTACAGAGCCTG gcaaTAGAGGTAACACGGTGGGGATTGTAGTTGGAGTTTTAGTGATAG TAGTCTTAGCACTCGGCGCTGGAGGTTACCTATTctataggaaaaaaaagag CTCTCATGAAAACTATCCCGACAATGTGCCTACAAAAGATGGAGAGGACTTACCACTCTCG TGA
- the LOC130175287 gene encoding membrane cofactor protein-like isoform X2 has translation MGVTHFLLLSTLCLAITAQDCDKPQPGPNMQLRGDDILLETFPNGASVSFDCDVGYMSAGGSSTIVCTSGTWSTIMLSCKKRNCGATDEVINGNVDYLEGTEYGAILKVVCNPGFQPVGGSKEIRCEAQGWTGRLPSCEAVVCEPPPPVVGGSFNPVKDMYSYRDAITYSCQRDYTLVGAKTISCSDEGILTPNPPQCVATVECEEPVIKNAIWSGGARPPYKYKSLVTYKCNTGFIMEGEGSLTCQIDGKWSPAFPTCKVIPTTTKATTTTTTTASTTSTATTTTTTRPTTQSKKPTDRLHPTDKPTEPGNRGNTVGIVVGVLVIVVLALGAGGYLFYRKKKSDRPFLPVLRGVKTP, from the exons ATGGGTGTCACTCACTTCCTTCTACTGAGCACTCTTTGTCTTGCCATTACTGCTCAAG ACTGTGACAAACCTCAGCCAGGACCCAACATGCAGTTGAGGGGAGATGACATTCTTCTAGAAACATTCCCGAATGGGGCTTCAGTTTCTTTTGACTGTGATGTTGGTTACATGTCTGCAGGAGGGTCTTCAACGATTGTTTGTACCAGTGGCACATGGAGTACCATTATGCTCAGTTGCAAAA AGAGGAACTGTGGCGCTACTGATGAGGTTATCAATGGAAACGTTGATTACCTTGAAGGGACTGAGTACGGCGCTATACTCAAGGTTGTCTGCAACCCTGG TTTCCAGCCAGTTGGTGGCAGTAAGGAAATCCGTTGTGAAGCACAGGGGTGGACTGGCAGGTTGCCTTCATGTGAAG CGGTGGTTTGTGAACCACCACCTCCGGTTGTGGGTGGCAGTTTCAATCCAGTGAAAGACATGTATTCCTATAGAGATGCTATAACATACAGTTGCCAGAGAGATTACACACTTGTGGGAGCAAAAACCATATCATGTTCAGACGAAGGAATATTAACGCCAAACCCTCCACAATGTGTCG CAACCGTTGAATGTGAGGAGCCTGTTATTAAAAATGCTATTTGGAGTGGGGGTGCTCGGCCCCCTTATAAATACAAATCTTTGGTGACCTACAAGTGCAACACAGGATTCATCATGGAAGGAGAAGGCAGCCTGACATGTCAAATAGATGGTAAATGGTCACCTGCATTTCCAACATGTAAAG TCATTCCAACTACAACTAAAGccactactaccactactaccaCTGCTTCCACCACTTCCACCGctaccaccactaccaccactaGACCCACCACTCAATCAAAGAAACCAACAG ATCGTCTTCATCCAACTGACAAACCTACAGAGCCTG gcaaTAGAGGTAACACGGTGGGGATTGTAGTTGGAGTTTTAGTGATAG TAGTCTTAGCACTCGGCGCTGGAGGTTACCTATTctataggaaaaaaaagag TGACCGCCCTTTTCTTCCAGTATTGCGTGGTGTAAAAACACCTTGA
- the LOC130175287 gene encoding membrane cofactor protein-like isoform X3, translating to MGVTHFLLLSTLCLAITAQDCDKPQPGPNMQLRGDDILLETFPNGASVSFDCDVGYMSAGGSSTIVCTSGTWSTIMLSCKKRNCGATDEVINGNVDYLEGTEYGAILKVVCNPGFQPVGGSKEIRCEAQGWTGRLPSCEAVVCEPPPPVVGGSFNPVKDMYSYRDAITYSCQRDYTLVGAKTISCSDEGILTPNPPQCVATVECEEPVIKNAIWSGGARPPYKYKSLVTYKCNTGFIMEGEGSLTCQIDGKWSPAFPTCKVIPTTTKATTTTTTTASTTSTATTTTTTRPTTQSKKPTDRLHPTDKPTEPGNRGNTVGIVVGVLVIVTALFFQYCVV from the exons ATGGGTGTCACTCACTTCCTTCTACTGAGCACTCTTTGTCTTGCCATTACTGCTCAAG ACTGTGACAAACCTCAGCCAGGACCCAACATGCAGTTGAGGGGAGATGACATTCTTCTAGAAACATTCCCGAATGGGGCTTCAGTTTCTTTTGACTGTGATGTTGGTTACATGTCTGCAGGAGGGTCTTCAACGATTGTTTGTACCAGTGGCACATGGAGTACCATTATGCTCAGTTGCAAAA AGAGGAACTGTGGCGCTACTGATGAGGTTATCAATGGAAACGTTGATTACCTTGAAGGGACTGAGTACGGCGCTATACTCAAGGTTGTCTGCAACCCTGG TTTCCAGCCAGTTGGTGGCAGTAAGGAAATCCGTTGTGAAGCACAGGGGTGGACTGGCAGGTTGCCTTCATGTGAAG CGGTGGTTTGTGAACCACCACCTCCGGTTGTGGGTGGCAGTTTCAATCCAGTGAAAGACATGTATTCCTATAGAGATGCTATAACATACAGTTGCCAGAGAGATTACACACTTGTGGGAGCAAAAACCATATCATGTTCAGACGAAGGAATATTAACGCCAAACCCTCCACAATGTGTCG CAACCGTTGAATGTGAGGAGCCTGTTATTAAAAATGCTATTTGGAGTGGGGGTGCTCGGCCCCCTTATAAATACAAATCTTTGGTGACCTACAAGTGCAACACAGGATTCATCATGGAAGGAGAAGGCAGCCTGACATGTCAAATAGATGGTAAATGGTCACCTGCATTTCCAACATGTAAAG TCATTCCAACTACAACTAAAGccactactaccactactaccaCTGCTTCCACCACTTCCACCGctaccaccactaccaccactaGACCCACCACTCAATCAAAGAAACCAACAG ATCGTCTTCATCCAACTGACAAACCTACAGAGCCTG gcaaTAGAGGTAACACGGTGGGGATTGTAGTTGGAGTTTTAGTGATAG TGACCGCCCTTTTCTTCCAGTATTGCGTGGTGTAA